A single genomic interval of Aedes aegypti strain LVP_AGWG chromosome 1, AaegL5.0 Primary Assembly, whole genome shotgun sequence harbors:
- the LOC5572551 gene encoding amyloid protein-binding protein 2, whose product MVREPPSLYSSCLVAYVRNLNYSVTSMDRTVVDLRMLPTAILANVYEQMCNHDSLKEILLVQLTDLNTFQKVIRQASLKQIMFKCVQTLMTARRPVVTELRTKFCRTTRVYYLENENVATVKEARLEDFLGAHGEVSHETSICQDGRQFVAAFIEQVDNGIRLGSFLCESGWLEESLHVFNITLSMIQLLQASYLRSLIELNCLQKLLCAQTAFCCFKEANITCAQALNIIDKLTQERQQELRLQRSKLEGTTRGTCSSSSSSSSGRANCCSGNSKRSFLTSSSSCALAGGDNDRLSNIPNSLLANIYQQISVLHFYRSEYDLSYRWSIRALKHINKNTPDKIIVDVLRQVAKSCVVKRQFQLASMLIKQAVCRARTSFGTNHQKYADALLDYGFFLLNVDSIANSVAVYTEAHEILCRIFGPRNLHVAVAHEDLAYCLYVLEYSSGKFDSATENVEQAIDIMKELVPSNHLMLASAKRVKALILEEIALDTMASAIDYNKCKGLLLQSEELHQSALHLSLEAFGEINVQTAKHYGNLGRLYQSMSKFEAAEQMHKRAIKIKTDILGPYDYEVGLSIGHLASLYNYHMQKHQEAEELYLKSIEISLRLFGESYSGLEYDYRGLIHIYDITGDMTRYDQYSNILEEWRLLREENQAVRNNYPAMISEDTTMEEVTRKFFEMCSNCITGSVPLSESDGSINHNLLEADGVRPECVCGNDCAGDEISEIAAAAAAGAPSTVPVIVAADEILRSA is encoded by the exons ATGTGTAACCACGATtccctgaaggaaattctcCTGGTGCAGCTCACCGACCTGAACACCTTCCAGAAGGTGATCCGCCAGGCCTCCCTCAAGCAGATCATGTTCAAGTGCGTCCAAACGCTGATGACGGCCCGGCGCCCGGTCGTCACCGAACTTCGGACCAAGTTCTGTCGAACCACCCGTGTGTACTACCTGGAGAACGAGAACGTGGCCACGGTGAAGGAAGCCCGCCTGGAGGACTTTCTCGGTGCCCACGGCGAGGTATCGCACGAAACCTCGATCTGCCAGGACGGACGACAGTTTGTTGCGGCATTCATCGAGCAGGTCGACAACGGCATCCGGTTAGGGTCGTTCCTGTGCGAGTCCGGCTGGTTGGAGGAATCGCTGCACGTGTTCAACATCACCTTGTCGATGATTCAGCTGCTGCAGGCGAGCTACTTGCGATCGCTGATCGAGCTGAACTGTCTCCAGAA GTTACTGTGCGCACAAACGGCGTTCTGCTGCTTTAAGGAAGCGAATATAACCTGTGCCCAAGCGTTGAACATTATCGATAAGTTAACGCAGGAACGTCAGCAGGAACTAAGGCTGCAGAGATCTAAACTCGAAGGCACCACCAGGGGAACctgtagcagcagcagcagcagtagtagTGGGAGAGCCAACTGCTgtagcggaaacagcaaacggAGCTTCCTCACCAGTAGTAGCAGTTGCGCCCTCGCCGGCGGTGATAACGATAGGCTTAGTAATATACCAAACAGTTTGCTCGCCAATATTTACCAGCAGATTTCGGTGCTGCACTTTTATCGGAGCGAGTACGATCTGAGCTACCGGTGGAGTATCCGGGCGCTGAAGCACATCAACAAGAATACTCCCGACAA AATAATTGTGGACGTCCTGCGGCAGGTGGCCAAGTCCTGCGTCGTGAAGCGTCAATTCCAACTAGCCAGTATGCTGATCAAGCAGGCGGTTTGCCGAGCGCGGACCAGCTTCGGAACGAACCACCAAAAGTACGCCGATGCCTTGCTGGACTATGGGTTCTTTCTGTTGAACGTCGACTCCATAGCAAACAGTGTGGCTGTCTACACGGAAGCGCACGAGATCCTGTGCCGGATTTTCGGCCCCCGGAATCTGCACGTCGCGGTCGCTCACGAAGATCTGGCCTACTGCTTGTACGTGCTCGAGTACAGTTCCGGTAAGTTCGACTCCGCGACGGAAAACGTGGAACAGGCCATCGACATCATGAAGGAACTTGTGCCATCCAATCATCTGATGTTGGCGTCGGCCAAAAGGGTTAAGGCGTTGATCCTGGAGGAGATCGCCCTTGACACGATGGCGTCCGCCATCGATTACAACAAGTGCAAGGGTCTGCTTCTGCAGTCGGAAGAGCTTCACCAGTCGGCATTGCATCTTTCGTTGGAGGCCTTTGGGGAGATCAACGTGCAAACGGCCAAGCATTACGGAAATTTGGGCCGATTGTATCAGTCGATGTCGAAGTTCGAGGCCGCCGAGCAGATGCACAAACGGGCGATCAAAATCAAAACCGACATCCTGGGACCGTACGACTACGAGGTGGGCTTATCGATAGGGCATCTGGCGTCGCTCTACAACTATCACATGCAGAAGCACCAGGAAGCCGAGGAGCTGTACTTGAAGAGCATCGAGATCAGCCTGCGGCTGTTTGGGGAGTCGTACTCCGGACTGGAGTATGACTATCGGGGGCTGATTCACATCTACGATATTACCGGGGACATGACGCGATACGATCAGTACTCTAATATTCTGGAGGAGTGGCGGCTGCTGCGGGAGGAGAATCAAGCCGTGAGG AACAACTACCCGGCGATGATCAGCGAGGACACCACGATGGAAGAGGTGACGCGCAAGTTCTTCGAAATGTGCAGCAACTGCATAACGGGCAGCGTGCCGCTCAGCGAAAGCGACGGCAGCATCAACCACAACCTGCTGGAGGCGGACGGCGTCCGGCCGGAGTGTGTCTGCGGGAACGATTGCGCCGGGGACGAAATCAGTGAAATCGCAGCCGCAGCAGCAGCAGGTGCGCCTTCCACCGTGCCAGTCATCGTGGCCGCCGATGAAATCCTCCGAAGTGCATGA